In Stieleria varia, one genomic interval encodes:
- a CDS encoding acyltransferase family protein has protein sequence MDTIPLHPQPNPHGSGEPSRGDHGNGTVIAGQIFGDAVSQPPRPAKLPGLEAIRAWAALGVVLLHVCVPYLQNPMPGLVWPITDATDFCIDCLFWGIEVIVMPVFLFVAGFLVWRSLRRGGPGLLVRNRARRLLVPLAFAMLVILPIEPFIWVLGFVSEGLVPAVKLKSLKVDGELGRNLWGLSHLWFLPYLFLYIVVVALGDWAVGHYQTARRILDTLMARPIVVPLLLIGLAAAVLIVRPEVVWGFQHAFLPVPSKWIYSGCFFLGGVRLGARDFELSDLAHHARRLIPVAVLLMATSVILGRWHLSLPPSETKSYQAAHYVLAILTASGAWVATMAVMSIAVLMGDRVSKRTKYLAGASFWIYLVHHPLLGLVHIDLKWLLPGASPMIKAAIAFVVVSAVCLVTYEGLIRRSALGHWLGLAPADAAPADAAPASRPSEASPDTVDIPAVAEPSRETRRAA, from the coding sequence ATGGACACGATTCCCCTGCACCCACAGCCGAACCCTCACGGTTCCGGTGAGCCCTCACGCGGCGATCACGGAAATGGGACCGTCATTGCCGGCCAAATCTTTGGCGATGCGGTTTCCCAGCCCCCCAGGCCCGCCAAATTGCCCGGCTTGGAGGCAATCCGCGCTTGGGCGGCCTTGGGAGTGGTTCTCCTGCACGTGTGTGTGCCGTACTTGCAAAATCCGATGCCCGGATTGGTTTGGCCGATCACCGATGCGACCGATTTTTGCATCGACTGCCTGTTCTGGGGTATCGAAGTCATCGTGATGCCGGTGTTCTTGTTCGTTGCCGGCTTCCTGGTTTGGCGATCCTTGCGCCGAGGCGGACCCGGGTTGTTGGTCCGCAATCGTGCTCGACGACTGCTGGTCCCGTTGGCCTTTGCGATGCTCGTGATATTGCCCATTGAGCCCTTCATCTGGGTCCTCGGCTTCGTCTCCGAAGGACTCGTTCCGGCTGTGAAACTCAAGAGCCTCAAGGTCGATGGCGAACTGGGGAGAAATCTTTGGGGACTCAGCCACCTGTGGTTCTTGCCCTATTTGTTTCTGTATATCGTCGTGGTCGCCTTGGGTGATTGGGCGGTCGGTCACTATCAAACGGCTCGACGCATATTGGACACATTGATGGCTCGTCCGATCGTCGTGCCACTGCTGCTGATCGGACTGGCCGCCGCCGTCCTGATCGTTCGCCCAGAAGTCGTCTGGGGATTTCAGCACGCATTTCTGCCGGTGCCGAGCAAGTGGATCTACAGCGGATGTTTCTTTCTCGGCGGTGTCCGATTGGGCGCTCGCGATTTTGAGCTTTCCGATCTGGCGCACCATGCGCGTCGACTGATTCCCGTCGCCGTGCTGTTGATGGCCACCTCCGTCATCTTGGGACGCTGGCACTTGAGCCTGCCACCGAGTGAAACCAAGAGTTATCAAGCGGCTCATTACGTCCTGGCGATCTTGACCGCATCAGGCGCCTGGGTGGCGACGATGGCGGTGATGAGCATCGCCGTGTTGATGGGTGATCGCGTGTCCAAACGAACCAAATACCTCGCGGGCGCTTCGTTCTGGATCTACTTGGTCCACCACCCGCTGCTCGGTCTGGTCCACATCGACCTAAAATGGTTGTTGCCCGGCGCTTCGCCGATGATCAAAGCCGCGATCGCATTCGTCGTTGTCAGCGCGGTATGCCTGGTGACCTACGAGGGACTCATTCGTCGCTCGGCACTGGGGCACTGGCTCGGCCTGGCACCAGCGGATGCTGCACCGGCGGATGCTGCACCGGCGTCGCGACCGAGCGAAGCAAGTCCCGACACCGTGGACATCCCAGCCGTCGCGGAGCCCAGCCGCGAAACACGCCGCGCGGCATAA
- a CDS encoding flavin reductase family protein: MQLDLNDLSGSEIYQSMVSMITPRPIAWVSTLSTDGVANLAPFSFFTGVGVRPPTLVFCPANRGDGSPKDTLANIQRSGEFVVNIVTQTVARAMHLSAADVSPDVDEFELTGVDKADSLIVKPPRVAQCVAAMECRLHQVIQLAAGPGGANMVVGRIVGFHVDDEIVQDGKMVINTIARSGRSLYVAESDAFSLD; encoded by the coding sequence ATGCAACTTGATCTGAACGACCTGTCCGGCAGCGAAATCTACCAGTCCATGGTTTCGATGATCACGCCTCGGCCGATCGCTTGGGTATCCACCCTGTCGACCGACGGTGTTGCCAACTTGGCGCCCTTCAGTTTCTTCACCGGCGTCGGCGTTCGTCCACCCACGCTCGTGTTCTGTCCCGCCAATCGTGGTGACGGTTCCCCCAAAGACACGTTGGCAAACATTCAGCGCTCGGGTGAATTCGTCGTCAACATCGTCACGCAAACTGTCGCCCGCGCGATGCACTTGTCCGCGGCAGACGTCTCGCCGGATGTGGACGAGTTTGAACTGACCGGGGTCGATAAAGCCGATAGCCTGATCGTCAAACCGCCGCGCGTTGCCCAGTGCGTGGCCGCGATGGAATGTCGACTGCATCAAGTCATCCAGTTGGCCGCCGGTCCTGGCGGCGCCAACATGGTGGTCGGCCGGATCGTTGGGTTTCACGTCGATGATGAGATCGTGCAAGACGGAAAAATGGTGATCAACACGATCGCGCGAAGCGGACGTTCACTCTACGTGGCCGAATCCGACGCGTTTTCTTTGGATTGA
- a CDS encoding inositol monophosphatase family protein produces MNEQHLDIAVAAARAGAKELMARRGTRIVQEKAPKDLVTDADLASQKAIRDLLIEAFPDYAFVGEEEGETEPLAAVRDGRSDAPPCWVVDPLDGTVNYVHRLQSFAVSIGLYVAGRMKLGVVYDPVVDEMFTAIDGGGAHVNGETLQVSGCRDLSDSLLACSFPAGVKSDSDEVDRFVRVLEKCRSIRRLGSCALNMCYVAAGRLDGYWATNVSAWDSAGGTVIAREAGAVLTAYDGSPLDDWQPRFCVAASDELHRDLIGLLK; encoded by the coding sequence TTGAACGAACAACATTTGGATATCGCCGTCGCAGCCGCCCGCGCGGGAGCCAAGGAGCTGATGGCCCGACGTGGCACCCGCATCGTCCAGGAAAAAGCGCCCAAGGATCTTGTCACCGACGCGGACTTGGCGTCGCAGAAAGCCATCCGTGATCTGCTGATCGAGGCTTTTCCCGACTACGCCTTTGTGGGCGAAGAAGAAGGCGAGACCGAACCACTCGCCGCAGTCCGCGACGGACGCAGCGACGCGCCGCCGTGCTGGGTCGTCGATCCGCTGGACGGAACGGTCAACTACGTTCATCGATTGCAAAGCTTTGCCGTTTCCATCGGCTTGTATGTCGCCGGACGAATGAAACTGGGCGTTGTGTACGATCCCGTCGTCGACGAAATGTTCACGGCGATCGATGGCGGTGGCGCGCATGTCAACGGCGAAACGCTCCAAGTGAGTGGGTGTCGTGACTTGTCCGACAGCCTGCTGGCGTGCAGCTTTCCAGCCGGTGTCAAATCCGATTCCGATGAAGTCGACCGGTTTGTGCGTGTGTTGGAAAAGTGCCGCTCCATCCGTCGACTGGGATCTTGTGCATTGAACATGTGCTATGTCGCTGCGGGTCGCTTGGATGGCTACTGGGCGACGAATGTTTCGGCGTGGGATTCCGCCGGTGGGACCGTGATCGCGAGAGAAGCGGGCGCGGTATTGACGGCCTATGACGGCTCACCGCTGGATGATTGGCAACCCCGCTTTTGCGTCGCCGCCAGTGACGAGCTGCACCGTGATTTGATCGGTCTACTGAAATAA
- a CDS encoding serine/threonine protein kinase, producing MQSTTRFEPHLTSTQSGMHENRGENELLRWYEMLTSEGKVSWTGHHHMLRLLGRGGQGEVYLTEFRGTDGFTVPVAMKVFSPEHFASSRAYEEAMQRVASIASQVALIQHDNLVAVQNFFERHRIRIMMMEWVDGYDLRKLMTPKCLQLLRKHVNNRRWNYVNEVIITEGPDQSRFKAGVAVAIVRECLAALASLHRDGIVHGDVKPANIMLKRSGHVKLIDLGSAIQYRNPPRERECTPVYAAPEVLENQPATPRSDLASVGYVLIEMLSGQNVFQGHEKLRDLLHAKRELPGRLDEVLPDQLTSNELLMNFLSGLIAPDPNRRFPNAEAAEHVDTGAAAFHRHLIINNMATEYDNDVRLWLDELRGFENEF from the coding sequence ATGCAATCGACCACCCGTTTTGAACCCCATTTGACTTCCACACAGTCCGGCATGCACGAAAACCGCGGCGAAAACGAACTGCTGCGCTGGTACGAGATGCTGACCTCCGAGGGGAAAGTCAGTTGGACGGGGCACCACCACATGCTGCGTCTGCTCGGACGTGGCGGTCAGGGCGAAGTTTACTTGACCGAATTTCGGGGCACGGATGGTTTCACCGTTCCCGTGGCGATGAAGGTGTTTTCCCCGGAACACTTCGCCAGCAGCCGTGCGTACGAGGAGGCGATGCAGCGGGTCGCGTCCATCGCATCGCAAGTCGCGCTGATCCAGCACGACAATCTCGTCGCCGTTCAGAATTTCTTTGAACGACACCGCATTCGTATCATGATGATGGAATGGGTCGACGGATACGACTTGCGAAAACTGATGACGCCCAAGTGCTTGCAGTTGTTGCGCAAGCACGTGAACAATCGCCGTTGGAATTACGTCAACGAAGTCATCATCACGGAAGGCCCCGACCAATCACGATTCAAGGCCGGCGTTGCCGTGGCCATCGTCCGTGAGTGCTTGGCGGCGCTAGCGTCGCTGCACCGAGACGGGATCGTGCACGGCGATGTCAAACCAGCCAACATCATGCTCAAACGCAGCGGGCACGTGAAGCTGATCGATTTGGGCTCCGCCATCCAATACAGAAACCCGCCACGAGAACGGGAATGCACACCGGTTTACGCGGCCCCCGAGGTCCTGGAAAACCAACCGGCCACTCCACGCAGCGACTTGGCCAGCGTCGGTTACGTCCTGATCGAAATGCTCAGCGGTCAAAATGTTTTTCAAGGCCACGAAAAGCTGCGAGACCTGCTGCATGCCAAACGCGAGTTGCCTGGCCGACTGGATGAAGTCCTGCCGGATCAGTTGACATCCAACGAGTTGTTGATGAATTTTCTGTCGGGACTGATCGCCCCCGATCCCAATCGACGATTCCCCAATGCGGAAGCCGCCGAGCATGTGGACACCGGCGCGGCTGCCTTTCACCGACACCTGATCATCAACAACATGGCCACTGAGTACGACAACGACGTCCGGCTCTGGCTGGACGAACTACGCGGATTTGAGAACGAGTTTTGA
- a CDS encoding DUF1559 domain-containing protein, producing MRHTSKIAAAFGLFISLWCSTQMVDAQSPSNKSPTRLLPGSAFMASTWNAQNTLQQEYVKWLPTEVADAWLNKAFKIDLKAIDTIVSWSALPAKQGDELVTGFIVAFNQDTDLGNTDPEMLTEDSPLQLSGKTVYAFATGNGHVVAHQVDPRTILFTQEQHFDMAIDQANASTQLAELLSSDADSADAGGQRESRTVILMDPLRPIIQEMLAAEVDQWPAQFRPLQACPDLIETIRMDTRSLNNEVSSLSSHYEIVAQCKNDTDAQRLQQLLQQGIADGQDAIIQSIQKNNDADGDRVKESVNAYLQRIVRHYAGLINLKRNGNEVSVDAEINLSIGTTGVLVGLLLPAVQAAREAARRMTASNNLKQIGLAMHNYHATYNHLPDAAIRDENGKPLLSWRVAILPFIEQNALYEEFHLDEPWDSPHNIQLIDKMPQVYTDPSLPLENGLTVFQALVGESLMFDPEGASKFRDITDGLSNTLMVVETDASQAVQWTQPADVEINMDDPISQMGHIHQGGFHGLFGDGAVRFMTHTIDVDLFKALLTKNGGEVVGGF from the coding sequence ATGCGTCACACGTCCAAAATTGCGGCTGCGTTTGGTCTTTTCATTTCGCTCTGGTGCTCCACCCAAATGGTGGACGCCCAATCACCGAGTAACAAGTCGCCCACGCGGCTCTTGCCCGGCTCCGCCTTCATGGCGTCCACCTGGAACGCTCAAAACACGCTGCAGCAGGAATACGTCAAATGGCTGCCGACCGAAGTCGCCGATGCTTGGCTGAACAAAGCGTTTAAGATCGACCTGAAGGCCATCGACACGATCGTTTCCTGGTCCGCATTGCCAGCAAAGCAAGGTGACGAATTGGTCACCGGTTTCATCGTAGCGTTCAATCAAGACACGGACTTGGGAAATACCGATCCCGAGATGCTGACGGAAGACTCGCCGTTGCAACTCTCTGGCAAAACCGTCTACGCATTCGCGACAGGCAATGGCCATGTGGTTGCTCATCAAGTGGACCCGCGGACGATCCTCTTCACCCAAGAGCAACACTTTGACATGGCGATCGACCAGGCCAACGCGTCGACACAATTGGCCGAGCTGCTCAGCTCTGATGCCGACAGTGCCGATGCCGGCGGCCAACGGGAATCACGAACGGTGATCTTGATGGATCCGCTTCGCCCCATCATCCAGGAGATGCTCGCCGCCGAGGTGGACCAATGGCCCGCCCAGTTTCGTCCCTTACAGGCGTGTCCCGATTTGATCGAAACGATCCGGATGGACACACGCAGTCTGAACAACGAAGTCAGCAGTTTATCGTCGCACTACGAGATTGTTGCCCAATGCAAGAACGACACCGACGCGCAGCGGTTGCAGCAGTTGCTGCAGCAAGGCATCGCGGATGGCCAGGACGCGATCATCCAAAGCATTCAGAAAAACAATGACGCCGACGGTGATCGCGTCAAAGAATCCGTGAATGCATACCTGCAACGCATCGTGCGGCACTATGCCGGTTTGATCAACCTGAAACGCAATGGCAATGAAGTTTCCGTCGATGCAGAGATCAATCTGTCAATCGGTACGACCGGAGTCCTCGTCGGCTTGCTGCTGCCGGCCGTGCAAGCGGCTCGTGAAGCCGCCCGACGAATGACCGCATCCAACAATCTGAAACAGATCGGTTTGGCGATGCACAACTATCATGCAACGTACAACCATCTGCCCGACGCCGCGATTCGCGACGAAAATGGCAAGCCTCTGCTCAGTTGGCGAGTGGCGATCCTGCCCTTCATCGAACAGAACGCTCTGTACGAAGAATTCCACCTCGACGAGCCTTGGGACAGCCCGCACAACATCCAACTGATCGACAAGATGCCCCAGGTGTACACCGACCCCAGTTTGCCTCTTGAAAACGGGTTGACCGTGTTTCAAGCCTTGGTGGGTGAGAGTTTGATGTTCGATCCCGAGGGAGCATCCAAGTTCCGCGACATCACCGATGGCCTGAGCAATACATTGATGGTCGTGGAAACCGATGCATCCCAAGCCGTCCAGTGGACCCAACCGGCCGACGTGGAAATCAACATGGACGACCCGATCTCACAAATGGGTCACATCCACCAAGGCGGATTTCACGGCTTGTTCGGTGACGGTGCTGTTCGATTCATGACACACACCATCGATGTGGACTTGTTCAAAGCCTTGCTGACCAAGAACGGTGGCGAAGTCGTCGGCGGTTTCTAG
- a CDS encoding BON domain-containing protein, which yields MPTTPTETVVSAAHAVLARSSVSELRQIRVDEHANELQLHGKVRSFYHKQLAQEAVRPVAMGLRVVNHLDVTT from the coding sequence ATGCCAACCACACCGACTGAAACCGTCGTCTCAGCCGCCCACGCCGTGCTGGCTCGCAGCTCCGTCTCGGAACTTCGACAGATTCGCGTGGATGAGCACGCCAACGAGTTGCAGCTTCACGGCAAGGTCCGCAGTTTCTATCACAAGCAACTGGCGCAAGAAGCGGTCCGTCCCGTCGCGATGGGCCTCCGCGTGGTGAACCATCTCGACGTCACCACCTGA
- a CDS encoding response regulator transcription factor, which yields MRPHILVVEDEKHLGVGIKYNLEAENYRVTLVEDGPTALKLIDASPDNIDLIVLDLMLPGMSGYTVCETIRDAGQTMPVLMLSARTLAEDRARGFDVGANQYMNKPFELDELLSRVKNLLQLAGHSANGAPRSRVRETVAHPEPIVEIQFGNIEVHFLNHEVNVNGKRVRMTPKELRLLKYFVENPNRVINRTELLSQVWEVSGNLQTRSVDQFIARLRKIIEPDSTAPIHLLTVRDAGYRFILHPDATSTDEDETDDEAEDDPDEHAEDDSLDDEDPFQTYESD from the coding sequence ATGCGTCCACACATACTTGTTGTCGAAGACGAAAAGCACCTCGGCGTCGGAATCAAGTACAACCTCGAAGCCGAGAACTATCGCGTCACACTGGTCGAAGACGGCCCCACGGCGCTGAAGCTGATCGATGCATCACCAGACAATATCGACCTGATCGTTTTGGACCTGATGCTACCCGGAATGAGTGGGTACACGGTTTGTGAAACCATCCGGGACGCCGGACAAACGATGCCCGTGCTGATGCTCTCGGCGAGAACCTTGGCCGAAGATCGCGCGAGAGGATTCGATGTCGGCGCCAACCAGTACATGAATAAACCGTTCGAACTGGATGAGCTGCTCAGCCGAGTCAAAAATCTGCTGCAATTGGCTGGCCACTCGGCCAACGGTGCCCCCCGTTCTCGCGTTCGCGAAACCGTTGCCCATCCCGAGCCGATCGTCGAGATCCAATTCGGCAACATCGAGGTCCACTTTCTCAATCACGAAGTCAACGTCAACGGCAAACGCGTGCGGATGACACCCAAAGAACTGCGGTTGCTGAAGTATTTCGTGGAGAACCCCAACCGAGTCATCAACCGCACGGAACTGTTGAGTCAAGTCTGGGAGGTCTCCGGAAATCTGCAAACCCGCTCGGTCGACCAGTTCATCGCCCGCCTGAGAAAGATCATCGAGCCCGACAGCACCGCGCCGATCCACTTGCTGACCGTTCGCGACGCGGGATACCGATTCATTCTGCATCCCGATGCCACGTCCACGGACGAGGATGAAACAGACGATGAAGCGGAAGACGACCCCGATGAGCACGCTGAAGACGATTCGCTAGATGACGAAGACCCCTTTCAGACATACGAATCCGACTGA
- a CDS encoding sensor histidine kinase — MMDRRSLKSPVTLGVVLIVLVVVLAVVWIVGSFLGFFADKSKSNETVFWAFLATGIVLLAGILAGVIAYLTLTIKAVRLNQRQSNFIDAVTHELKSPIASLKLYLQTMSRREVDQQQRDDFHRIMLEDVERLDSLINHLLDVARVDRGGNSKSQERFRLDDLLRQCATTVCVRYRLPEETVSVQAPSLWVQSQLVQMEILFRNLIDNAVKYGGSPPLVLVNVESKGEDQLLVTITDNGAGIPPNQRRKVFRRFVRLGNELERSTPGTGLGLHLVRNITKSLGASIAVIDRGETEPDGVTGTKFEVKFKGIVAPSD; from the coding sequence ATGATGGACAGGCGTTCACTGAAGTCTCCTGTGACGCTCGGCGTCGTCCTGATCGTTTTGGTCGTCGTCTTGGCGGTCGTGTGGATCGTCGGCAGTTTTCTCGGGTTCTTTGCGGACAAGTCCAAGAGCAACGAGACCGTGTTCTGGGCGTTCCTGGCGACCGGCATTGTGTTGCTCGCGGGCATCTTGGCGGGCGTGATCGCGTACCTGACCCTGACGATCAAAGCCGTGCGGCTGAACCAGCGTCAGTCGAACTTCATCGACGCGGTGACACACGAGCTAAAGAGTCCGATCGCGTCGTTGAAACTTTATTTGCAGACGATGTCTCGACGCGAAGTCGACCAGCAGCAACGCGACGATTTTCACCGCATCATGCTGGAGGACGTCGAGAGGCTTGACTCTCTGATCAATCACTTGCTGGATGTGGCGCGTGTGGACCGTGGCGGGAATTCCAAGAGCCAAGAACGCTTTCGGTTGGACGATTTGCTTCGACAGTGCGCAACGACCGTTTGCGTCCGCTATCGATTACCCGAGGAAACCGTCTCGGTTCAGGCTCCCAGCCTGTGGGTTCAAAGCCAACTGGTTCAAATGGAAATCCTGTTCCGCAACCTGATCGACAACGCCGTCAAATACGGCGGCTCTCCTCCACTGGTCCTGGTCAACGTGGAATCCAAGGGCGAGGACCAACTGTTGGTGACGATCACGGACAACGGGGCCGGCATTCCGCCGAACCAGCGACGCAAGGTGTTTCGGCGATTCGTTCGCTTGGGCAACGAATTGGAACGCAGCACCCCGGGGACCGGTTTGGGATTACACTTGGTCAGAAACATCACAAAATCCCTGGGGGCTTCGATCGCCGTCATCGATCGCGGTGAGACCGAGCCCGACGGGGTGACGGGAACCAAGTTTGAAGTCAAATTCAAAGGCATCGTCGCACCCAGCGATTGA
- a CDS encoding ABC transporter ATP-binding protein — protein MQPTIVDVQQLRKTYRGWSWGRRRDIDAVRGVSLQAYAGEVFGLLGPNGAGKTTLIKMLLGVVKPSGGWARLFDQPIGSSAARIRVGYLPESLRVDRHHTARSALTYYGRMSRMSEADIRRRSDELLDLVGLSGRDRESVRRFSKGMYQRLGLAQALMHDPDLLVMDEPTDGLDPVGRNEVRMVLERLRDAGKTIFLNSHILQEVELVCSRVAVMARGEIRAIGTLDELASQHGGGRLVITVVDSAERGDPAERVETLTADAKQILPDESELLIDSAPDGATRMTVAIQQQDLIDAMVDRLRASHWSIRRLETTRPSLESTFMQLVGQQAVSDE, from the coding sequence GTGCAGCCCACCATCGTCGACGTTCAGCAACTGCGAAAAACCTATCGCGGTTGGTCTTGGGGACGCCGACGGGATATTGATGCCGTCCGAGGCGTGTCGCTGCAAGCGTACGCGGGCGAAGTCTTTGGGCTGCTGGGACCCAATGGTGCTGGCAAGACCACGTTGATCAAGATGCTGTTGGGCGTGGTCAAACCCAGTGGCGGCTGGGCCCGATTGTTTGATCAGCCGATCGGCAGTTCGGCCGCCCGCATCCGCGTCGGCTACTTGCCCGAGTCCTTGCGTGTGGATCGGCATCACACCGCGCGATCAGCACTGACCTACTACGGTCGGATGAGTCGCATGAGCGAAGCCGACATCCGTCGTCGCAGCGACGAATTGTTGGACTTGGTCGGTTTGTCCGGTCGAGACCGAGAGTCCGTGCGGAGATTCAGCAAAGGAATGTACCAGCGGCTGGGACTTGCCCAAGCCTTGATGCACGATCCGGATTTGTTGGTGATGGACGAGCCCACCGATGGTTTGGATCCGGTGGGACGAAACGAAGTGCGCATGGTGCTGGAGCGACTTCGGGACGCGGGCAAGACGATCTTTTTGAACAGCCACATCCTGCAAGAGGTCGAGTTGGTGTGCAGCCGCGTGGCCGTCATGGCTCGTGGTGAGATCCGGGCGATCGGAACGCTCGATGAATTGGCGAGCCAACATGGTGGCGGTCGATTGGTGATCACGGTGGTCGATTCCGCTGAGCGCGGCGATCCCGCAGAGCGTGTCGAGACGTTGACCGCTGATGCCAAACAGATCTTGCCCGATGAGAGTGAACTGCTGATTGACTCGGCGCCCGACGGTGCCACGCGGATGACGGTCGCGATTCAACAGCAGGATTTGATCGATGCCATGGTGGATCGATTGCGGGCATCCCACTGGTCGATTCGTCGACTGGAGACCACGCGTCCGTCGTTGGAGTCCACTTTCATGCAACTGGTCGGCCAGCAAGCGGTGAGCGACGAATGA